Within the Nitratireductor basaltis genome, the region GTCGAAATGAATGTACGGCGAGTTTGTTTCATCGGTTTCCTCCTCCCGATCGGCTCGTGCGCAAACTGCACTTTCACTGGTGCCGATCCTTTTCAAAAGCTGGAGGATTTACGTCACCTTGTCAACAGGTATAATGAGTATCGTAGTCACGGCAGGAAATCCCATGAGAGACGACGAAATCCAAGTCACCTACCGCCTTGAAACTGCAGGCGAGGTGGAGGCGCTGGCCACCAAGATCGCCTCTGACCAGTCAACGGGGACGTTCACCGCGCTGCCCGGTGAAACGGAAGAGGTGCGCGCGAGATGTGCGGCCCGCGTGGTCTCGGTAACGCATCTTGAGCCATTGGCCGTGCCGTCCATCCCGCAACCGGGTGAAGCAGGGCCGTTCAATCGGGCAGATGTCGTGATCAGCTACCCGCTTGAGGCGGTGGGGACCGATTTCGCAGCCCTGCAGACGATCACGATTGGCGGCGTGTTCGCCGTTCGAGGCCTCAGCGGTGTGCGGGTCATGGACATGGCGTTGCCGTCGGCATTCGCGACCCACCCTGGCCCCCAATTCGGTATCGAGGGATCCCGTCGGCTCACCGGGGTGGAGGAGGGGCCCATCATCGCCTCAATCATCAAGCCGTCGCTGGGGCTTCTCCCGGAGGAAACGGCGGCTGCGGTGCGCGTGTTGTGTGATGCGGGCGTCGACTTCATCAAGGATGATGAAAAGCTGATGAGCCCCGGATACTCATCCCTGGACAAACGCATATCCGCCGTCATGCCGGTGATCCTCGATCACGAGCAGCGAACGGGAAAGAAGGTCATGTATGCCTTCGGCATATCGTCTGCCGATCCGGAGCGGCTGATGCGCAATCACGATATGGTGGTCGAAGCCGGGGGCAATGCCGCCGTCATCAACATCAACTCGATCGGCTATGGCGGGATGAGTTTTCTGCGCAAGCGCTCGGCACTGTGCCTTCACGCACACCGCAACGGCTGGGATGCGCTCACCCGGCATCCGGGACTAGGGATGGAATTTCGTCCTTACCAGAAGATCTGGCGCCTGCTCGGCGTGGATCAGTTCCAGATCAACGGAATCCGTGCGAAATACTGGGAGCCTGACGAGAGCTTCGTGCGCTCGTTCCACGACTGCATGACTCCTATCTTCTCAAACGCGGACAGGCCCTTGCCGGTTGTCTGTTCCGGACAATGGGGTGGACAGGCCGTCGATACCTTCGAACGCACCGGTCGGACGCTCGATCTCATGTATCTTGGCGGCGGCGGCATTCACGGCCATCCGATGGGAGCGGCTGCGGGTGTCCGTGCCATGCGACAGGCCTGGGAGGCGGCGAGCCGCGAGCTGTCGCTTCAGGAGATGGCGAAGGACCACCCGGAACTCAAGGCGTCCCTGGAAACCTTCGGCCAGGACTGATAGGGGCGGAGGTGTCAGTCTCCCCTCCACCTGTGGGCTGCCGGGAATTCATCGTTCCGGAATGGGCTGGAACTGTCACTTGAAGACAAGCGTTCAGCATTTGCCTCTCGAGGGCGCTGAAACGGCAGTTTGATGCACGAGCACCGTGCATTGGATTTCCGGCTGCAAGGCAGGATTTCGGGCCTGCCCCATTCGGCAAATCAATGCGTTTGCAAACGGTTCGACTATGGCAGATAGATGGATTCAGGACTGAGCGGTGGTCCTGGTGCCCGGAGACAAATTGATGTCTGAGACATTGTCGATCGACAGTTCTATCGATTTCGCAGCGATCGTAGAACATTGCGAAGATGCGATCATCAGCCTGTCTCTGGATGGTACCATCACGAGTTGGAATCGTGGCGCGACGAAGCTTTTCGGCTACGAAGCGAAGGTGATGGTCGGTACCTCTATCACACGGCTTATCCCCGTCGAGCGACATGCAGAGGAGGACGAAATCCTCTCCCGCATAAGTAAGGGGGAAAACGTATCGCATTTCGAAACGCGCCGCCTCACGAAGGATGGGCGGGAGCTCGATATTTCTCTGACTGTTTCGCCGATCAAGGATCAGAGCGGGAATGTCATCGGGGCTTCGAAGATTGCACGCGACATCACTGCCCGCAAACGCCTGGAGGCCGGGCACCAAAAGCTCATCGATTGCGCGCGGCTGGTCGGGCGCCCCTTCCTTGACGCGGTGGTCGAGGCATTGGCCGAGGCATTGGAAGTGCGCTGGGTTCTTCTGTGTGATCTTCACCCGGAAGAACCAGGCAGGGCACGTGTGCTTGCGGGATGGACCGACGGCCATCCACAGGAATACTACGAGTATGAGCTTCGTGGCACGCCCTGCGCCAATGTGCTGAGAGACGAGGCCTGTTTTTATCCCGCGAATGTCTCGGCCTATTTTCCAGAGGATCCGCTTCTCGGTGAAATGGGGGTCGAGACCTATCTGGGGGTTCCGCTGCGTGGTGCGGAGGGAGAAACCTTCGGCTTGCTTGCAGTCCTCAATGACAAGCCGATCGATCCCGAACTTCAGCCTCGCCACACCCTTGATCTGTTTGCAGGCCGTGTGGCTGCGGAACTGCAACGTATCGCCACCTCCTCGATCAATGAAAGGCTGGGCCGGATCGTGGAGGATGCGGCCAGTGAGACCTATGTTTTCGACGTCGAAACGCTCAAGTTCATTCTCGTCAACAGGGGCGCGCGCGAGAATATCGGCTATTCCATGGAGGAGTTGCGAGAGCTAACCCCGCTGGACATCAAGCCCGCGCTGTCGGCCGACGAATTCGACCAGCTCATCGAGCCGTTGCGCAATCGCTCGATCGAGGTGCAGCAGTTCCAGACGATCCATCGGCGCAAGGATGGCAGCGAGTACAATGTTTCCGTCTCGCTCCAGCTTCTTGAAGATGAGACCCGCCCCGTATTCTTTGCGGCAATCGAGGACACGACCGACAGGGATATTGCTCTATCGGGCTACAAACAGGCCACCCAACGCCTGGACACGATCCTGAACAACACCACCATGGCCGTGTTCCTGATGGATGATCGGCAGGAATGCATCTACATGAATCCTGCAGCCGAGACCTTGACGGGCTACAGCTTCGAAGAGACGCGTGGTCGTCCGCTGCATGATGTGATCCACCACACCTATCCCGATGGACGACCATTTCCGCTTGCGGAATGTGCGATCGATCGTGCTTTCCCCGAAGACAATCAGGTTCAGGGCGAGGAAATGTTCATCCACAAGGACGGAACTTTCTTTCCTGTTGCCTTCACAGCGAGTCCCATCCGCAATGAAGACGGTTTGCCCGTCGGCACCGTCATCGAAGTGCGGGAAATCACGGCTGAATTGCGCGCCCGGGAGGCCATGGCGAGCTTCAATGAAGCACTCAAGAAGCGTGTCGAGGAAGAAGTCGCTGAACGCGCGGTTGTCGAAGAGCAACTTCGACAGGCACAGAAGATGGAAGCGATCGGCCAACTGACCGGTGGCATCGCACACGATTTCAACAACCTGCTGCAGGTGATCGGCGGAAATATTCAGCTGTTGATGCGCGAACTTGCGGGCAATCCCCGCGCCGAGGAGCGTCTCCAGAATGCCCTGGCAGGTGTCAACCGAGGCGGCAAACTGGCTTCGCATCTGCTCGCTTTCGGCCGCCGACAGCCCCTGGCACCCAAAGCGGTCAATCTGGGGCGGTTGCTGCGTGGAATGGACGATCTGCTACGGCGGGCCGTGGGTGAGGGCGTGAAAGTCGCAATTCACGCACCTGAAGGCTTGTGGAATTCATTGATCGACGAGGCACAGGTCGAAAACGCCATCCTCAATCTTGCGATCAATGCCCGCGATGCGATGGATGGACAGGGTTCCCTGTCGATCGAAATCAGCAACACGCAACTGGACGCCCGTTACGCCAGCCGACATCCCGATGTCGAGGCCGGTGAATATGTGCAGCTCAGCATCACCGATACGGGATGCGGTATCCCTTCCGACATTCTCGACCAGGTGTTCGATCCCTTCTTCACCACCAAGCCACCTGGAAAGGGATCCGGTCTCGGGCTGAGCATGGTCTATGGACTGACGAAACAGTCGAACGGGCATATCAGCGTCAGTAGCGAGGTCGGACAGGGTACGACGTTCAAGATCTATTTCCCCCGTACGCATCAGCAGGAGGAAGAAGCCAGCCTTGCTAAGGCTGCAGAGTCGGTGCGTGGCGGAAGCGAGACCATTCTCGTTGTCGAAGACGACGAAGATGTGCGCAAGACCGTGACGGAAATGCTGTGCGAGCTTGGTTACAACGTGCTGGAAGCCGCCGACGCGGATAGAGGTTTGAAGGTTGTCGAAAGCGGAGCCCCGTTGGATCTGCTTTTCACGGATGTCGTGATGCCGGGGACCCTCAGCAGTCGCGACCTGGCGCAGCGTGCAAAGGAACTTGTTCCGGGACTGAAGGTGCTCTTCACCTCTGGCTATGCGGAAGATGGCATCATCCATGGCGGCCGTCTGGATGAGGCGGTGGAACTTCTGAGCAAGCCCTACACCCATGAGGAGCTGGTCCATCGATTGCGCACTCTTCTCGATGCGCCAGGTGGAAGGGAGGAGATGCAGTTTTCGGAAAGCGGGACGGCAGAGGGCAGTGTCCCCCTGAGCGTGCTCCTCGTCGAAGACGAGCCTCTGATCCGGATGACGGGGGTCGAGATGCTTTCGGAAATCGGGCTGACCGTGTTCGAAGCCGAAACGGCAAAGGAAGCACTGCAGGTTCTCGAGAACACGAGGATCGATGTCATGATTACCGATCTCGGTCTTCCGGATGTCTCTGGCGAAACGCTTGTCTCTGAAGTTCAGGAGAAGTGGCCGTCCATCAGGATCATCGTCGCTTCGGGTTTTGCAAGCAATGAGGCTCTGGAAGGCAAGGTTGACGGAGGGGAAATCGGATGGCTGGCGAAACCCTACGGCGTTGATGACGTCAGGCGTGCTCTCTATCCCTGCGACTGATCTCGCGGTTCCGCTCGCCTCTGATCGGCCGCGCTGAGGAGCTTTTGGCTCCATCAAGGCAGGCAATTGCGTCATGGTCGCGTACCCGGTTCCCGGGTGCGGAGATCGACCTGTTGCTGCAGACATCAAGCGCAGTTTCTACACAAAACTCCCGAAGCCGTCGGTAGCGGTCGCACTGCGGCGTTCAATGGCCGATGGCGGGTGGCTGCAAAGCAGAATTGCGGTCGAAACTGCCGCGTGCACGGACGGGGGTATTGCGCCGGCTCAATTCAGCAGCCTTAATGTAAGGCTGAAATGAAATGGGAGGATCAAATGAACCGCAAGACACTCGCCCTGGGCATTGCGTCGACCATGCTGACGCTGAATGTCGCGCAGGCCGCCACCGAGATCGACTTCTGGCATGCCTTCACAGGTCGCCTGGGAGAGCTTCTTAACGAGCAGGTGGAAACCTTCAACTCAAGCCAGGAAGAGTACAAGGTCAATGCCACCCACAAAGGCAACTACTCCGAAACGCTGAACGCGGGCATCGCCGCCTTCCGCGCCGGTGAGCAGCCGCATATCCTGCAGGTGTTCGAGGTTGGCACGGCAACCATGATGGCTGCCGAAGGTGCCATCAAACCGGTCTACGAGGTGATGGAAGAAGCCGGCGGAGATTGGGATCCGGACGGTTATCTTTCTGCCGTGAAGGGCTACTACACCACAACCGACGGCCAGATGCTGTCCTTGCCCTATAATTCATCCACGCCCGTGCTCTATGTGAACCTCGATCTGCTCGAAGAGGCGGGGATAGACCCAGGTGTGGACCTGTCCACCTGGGAGAAGGTGGGCGAAACGCTCGACAAGTTGAAGGAGGCGGGTATCAGCTGCCCCATGACGACCGCCTGGCAAAGCTGGGTGCATCTGGAAAATCTGAGCGCCTATCATGATCAGCCATTTGCCACCAAGGAGAACGGTTTTGCAGGCGTGGATACCGAGCTGAGCTTCAATGGCCCGGTCCAGGTCAAGCATGTCGAGGCGCTTGGAAACTGGGCGCAGGAGGGCAAGTTCATCTATACCGGTCGCCGCAATGAGGGCGGGGCGAATTTCCGCGGTGGCGAATGCGCCCTGTTTACGGAAAGCTCCGCTGGCTATGCCGGGGTCAAGGCCGAGGCTGATTTCGATTTCGAGATTCGGCCCCTGCCCTATTGGAGCGAGGTTGAAGGTGCTCCGCAAAACACCATCATCGGAGGCGCGTCGCTTTGGGTTCTTTCGGGCCATGAATCCGAGGAATACAATGCTGTGGCAGAGTTCCTGAAGTTCCTGTCCTCGTCCGATATCCA harbors:
- the oiaX gene encoding 3-oxo-isoapionate-4-phosphate decarboxylase OiaX translates to MRDDEIQVTYRLETAGEVEALATKIASDQSTGTFTALPGETEEVRARCAARVVSVTHLEPLAVPSIPQPGEAGPFNRADVVISYPLEAVGTDFAALQTITIGGVFAVRGLSGVRVMDMALPSAFATHPGPQFGIEGSRRLTGVEEGPIIASIIKPSLGLLPEETAAAVRVLCDAGVDFIKDDEKLMSPGYSSLDKRISAVMPVILDHEQRTGKKVMYAFGISSADPERLMRNHDMVVEAGGNAAVININSIGYGGMSFLRKRSALCLHAHRNGWDALTRHPGLGMEFRPYQKIWRLLGVDQFQINGIRAKYWEPDESFVRSFHDCMTPIFSNADRPLPVVCSGQWGGQAVDTFERTGRTLDLMYLGGGGIHGHPMGAAAGVRAMRQAWEAASRELSLQEMAKDHPELKASLETFGQD
- a CDS encoding PAS domain S-box protein; its protein translation is MSETLSIDSSIDFAAIVEHCEDAIISLSLDGTITSWNRGATKLFGYEAKVMVGTSITRLIPVERHAEEDEILSRISKGENVSHFETRRLTKDGRELDISLTVSPIKDQSGNVIGASKIARDITARKRLEAGHQKLIDCARLVGRPFLDAVVEALAEALEVRWVLLCDLHPEEPGRARVLAGWTDGHPQEYYEYELRGTPCANVLRDEACFYPANVSAYFPEDPLLGEMGVETYLGVPLRGAEGETFGLLAVLNDKPIDPELQPRHTLDLFAGRVAAELQRIATSSINERLGRIVEDAASETYVFDVETLKFILVNRGARENIGYSMEELRELTPLDIKPALSADEFDQLIEPLRNRSIEVQQFQTIHRRKDGSEYNVSVSLQLLEDETRPVFFAAIEDTTDRDIALSGYKQATQRLDTILNNTTMAVFLMDDRQECIYMNPAAETLTGYSFEETRGRPLHDVIHHTYPDGRPFPLAECAIDRAFPEDNQVQGEEMFIHKDGTFFPVAFTASPIRNEDGLPVGTVIEVREITAELRAREAMASFNEALKKRVEEEVAERAVVEEQLRQAQKMEAIGQLTGGIAHDFNNLLQVIGGNIQLLMRELAGNPRAEERLQNALAGVNRGGKLASHLLAFGRRQPLAPKAVNLGRLLRGMDDLLRRAVGEGVKVAIHAPEGLWNSLIDEAQVENAILNLAINARDAMDGQGSLSIEISNTQLDARYASRHPDVEAGEYVQLSITDTGCGIPSDILDQVFDPFFTTKPPGKGSGLGLSMVYGLTKQSNGHISVSSEVGQGTTFKIYFPRTHQQEEEASLAKAAESVRGGSETILVVEDDEDVRKTVTEMLCELGYNVLEAADADRGLKVVESGAPLDLLFTDVVMPGTLSSRDLAQRAKELVPGLKVLFTSGYAEDGIIHGGRLDEAVELLSKPYTHEELVHRLRTLLDAPGGREEMQFSESGTAEGSVPLSVLLVEDEPLIRMTGVEMLSEIGLTVFEAETAKEALQVLENTRIDVMITDLGLPDVSGETLVSEVQEKWPSIRIIVASGFASNEALEGKVDGGEIGWLAKPYGVDDVRRALYPCD
- the ugpB gene encoding sn-glycerol-3-phosphate ABC transporter substrate-binding protein UgpB codes for the protein MNRKTLALGIASTMLTLNVAQAATEIDFWHAFTGRLGELLNEQVETFNSSQEEYKVNATHKGNYSETLNAGIAAFRAGEQPHILQVFEVGTATMMAAEGAIKPVYEVMEEAGGDWDPDGYLSAVKGYYTTTDGQMLSLPYNSSTPVLYVNLDLLEEAGIDPGVDLSTWEKVGETLDKLKEAGISCPMTTAWQSWVHLENLSAYHDQPFATKENGFAGVDTELSFNGPVQVKHVEALGNWAQEGKFIYTGRRNEGGANFRGGECALFTESSAGYAGVKAEADFDFEIRPLPYWSEVEGAPQNTIIGGASLWVLSGHESEEYNAVAEFLKFLSSSDIQAQWHQNTGYLPITTAAAEQTREEGFYDENPGTDVAGKQMTAKEPTPNSKGLRLGSFDQIRGIIDEELEAVWSGDKSAQAALDSAVERGNQLLRRFERANQ